In Verrucomicrobiia bacterium, a single window of DNA contains:
- a CDS encoding hybrid sensor histidine kinase/response regulator → MICDKTLISGMRKILVIDDEEWLREMINLALRQNGFEVIEAENGETGIEAAKRELPDLILCDVNMDKIDGYRTLSALRAEPATASIPFILMTGLADQAGMRHGMELGADDYLPKPFTIEALYAAVDVRLKKVNVVRQEAEKKLADLRENISMMLPHELRTPLNGILAYGEILTSDAATLQAQEISEMGQVIYQSGKRLEHLVENFLIFAQLELLGTDPQKLQSLLRKQTASPTALIEQQVQDQAYTANRPDDVLMNLAEVPVPMSEEYLGKIVGELVQNALKFSQQGSTVRVTLAESDAHVVLTVADRGRGLSTEHINKVGAYMQFDRKMHEQQGLGLGLTICKRLTELHGGTLAIQSELGSGTTVTVKLPKGTPQ, encoded by the coding sequence GTGATCTGCGATAAGACGCTCATCAGCGGCATGCGAAAGATATTGGTTATCGACGACGAGGAGTGGCTCAGGGAAATGATCAATCTTGCGCTGCGCCAAAACGGTTTTGAGGTAATCGAAGCCGAAAATGGTGAAACCGGGATTGAAGCCGCCAAGAGGGAACTTCCCGATCTCATCCTTTGCGACGTCAATATGGACAAAATCGACGGGTATCGGACTTTATCCGCCCTCCGCGCCGAGCCTGCCACGGCATCGATTCCGTTCATCCTGATGACAGGCCTGGCGGACCAGGCAGGCATGCGGCACGGGATGGAATTGGGCGCCGACGACTATCTCCCGAAACCTTTCACCATCGAAGCACTGTATGCCGCCGTGGACGTGCGCCTGAAAAAGGTGAACGTGGTGCGCCAGGAGGCGGAAAAGAAGCTCGCTGACCTGCGCGAAAACATCAGCATGATGCTGCCGCACGAGTTGCGCACTCCGCTGAACGGAATTCTTGCCTATGGAGAAATCCTGACTTCTGATGCGGCGACGCTGCAGGCGCAGGAAATTTCCGAGATGGGCCAGGTCATCTACCAATCCGGAAAGCGGCTGGAACATCTCGTTGAAAACTTCCTTATTTTTGCGCAGCTCGAACTGCTCGGCACTGACCCCCAGAAATTGCAATCTCTCTTGCGCAAGCAAACCGCATCGCCCACTGCATTGATTGAACAGCAGGTTCAGGATCAGGCATACACGGCTAATCGTCCCGATGACGTTTTGATGAACCTCGCAGAAGTCCCTGTTCCGATGTCAGAGGAATATCTCGGGAAGATTGTGGGCGAACTTGTCCAGAACGCGCTGAAGTTTTCACAGCAGGGATCGACGGTGCGCGTGACGCTGGCGGAATCTGACGCGCACGTGGTGCTGACAGTGGCAGACCGTGGACGCGGACTTTCCACCGAACACATCAACAAGGTTGGCGCCTACATGCAGTTTGATCGCAAGATGCACGAGCAGCAGGGCTTGGGTCTAGGGCTCACGATTTGCAAGCGGTTGACGGAACTTCACGGCGGAACGCTTGCCATTCAAAGCGAATTGGGATCGGGCACCACCGTCACCGTCAAATTGCCAAAAGGCACGCCGCAGTAG
- a CDS encoding class II aldolase/adducin family protein, with protein MKQVISVRDLEQMVQEGRNIQALPENVILTPSARDFLRDQEMKRGNGATASAPAAAVNGSSAKAEAPAKVLNSRSSKAELEAFFNSAYAHGLKEQICEMGRRLWQRAYVDGNGGNMAVRVGEDIAICTPTLVSKGSLKPEDMCLVDFEGNQLCGSKKRTSEILMHLQIMKRQPKAVATCHCHPPYATGFAVAGVVPPTCMIPEYEVFASVAIAPYRTPGTPEMGKLVADLVDKHNTILMANHGVVTWSHNNIEEAYWRMEIIEAYCRTLLVTAQLGRTPNTFTSTQLQDLLKIKQSLGYVDPRYNLKECELCDNAEWRPGVACQVPTRDAAPPVSGCDPDAEAMVRAITDQILSQLK; from the coding sequence ATGAAACAGGTGATCAGTGTTCGAGATTTGGAACAGATGGTTCAAGAAGGCCGCAACATCCAGGCGCTGCCTGAGAACGTGATTCTCACGCCATCGGCGCGCGACTTTTTGCGCGACCAGGAAATGAAACGCGGCAACGGTGCGACCGCTTCTGCGCCAGCGGCAGCTGTGAACGGCTCATCAGCCAAAGCTGAGGCGCCGGCAAAAGTGCTGAACTCCAGGAGTTCGAAAGCCGAGCTCGAGGCTTTCTTCAATTCGGCGTACGCGCATGGCTTGAAGGAGCAGATTTGTGAAATGGGCCGCAGATTGTGGCAGCGCGCCTACGTTGATGGCAACGGCGGCAATATGGCCGTTCGCGTTGGCGAAGACATCGCGATCTGCACTCCCACGCTCGTGAGCAAGGGTTCGCTGAAGCCCGAAGACATGTGCCTCGTGGATTTCGAGGGAAACCAGTTGTGCGGATCGAAGAAACGCACCAGCGAGATCCTGATGCATCTGCAGATCATGAAGCGCCAGCCGAAAGCCGTCGCGACGTGTCATTGCCATCCGCCTTACGCAACAGGATTTGCTGTGGCGGGAGTTGTGCCGCCGACCTGCATGATTCCCGAGTACGAGGTGTTCGCCAGCGTCGCGATTGCGCCGTATCGCACGCCCGGCACTCCAGAAATGGGCAAGCTCGTCGCGGATCTCGTCGACAAGCACAACACGATTCTGATGGCGAACCACGGCGTGGTGACGTGGTCGCACAACAATATTGAGGAAGCGTATTGGCGGATGGAAATCATCGAGGCGTATTGCCGGACGCTGCTGGTGACGGCGCAGCTTGGCCGCACGCCGAATACGTTCACGAGCACGCAGCTGCAGGACCTGTTGAAGATCAAGCAAAGCCTTGGCTACGTGGACCCGCGCTACAATCTCAAAGAATGCGAGCTGTGCGACAACGCGGAATGGCGCCCCGGCGTGGCGTGCCAGGTTCCGACGCGCGACGCGGCTCCCCCAGTTTCAGGGTGCGATCCTGACGCCGAAGCCATGGTCCGTGCCATCACCGACCAGATTCTCAGCCAGTTGAAGTAA
- a CDS encoding EutN/CcmL family microcompartment protein produces MRLCTVIGRVTLSVTVPALEGGRWLIVSPFNREHYQRGTETPAGMSSEPTLVVYDDLGGGVGQTIGIIEGAEATAPFHQPTPIDAIDAALVDEIFYSPFKPQA; encoded by the coding sequence ATGAGACTCTGCACTGTCATTGGCCGCGTCACCCTGAGCGTCACCGTTCCGGCGCTTGAAGGCGGCCGCTGGCTGATCGTCAGCCCGTTCAACCGCGAGCATTACCAGCGTGGCACGGAAACGCCTGCCGGGATGAGCAGTGAACCGACGCTCGTGGTTTACGATGATCTCGGTGGCGGCGTGGGGCAGACGATCGGGATCATCGAAGGCGCCGAGGCAACCGCGCCGTTCCATCAGCCAACGCCCATCGATGCAATTGACGCGGCGCTGGTGGACGAGATTTTTTACAGCCCATTTAAACCCCAGGCGTAG
- a CDS encoding EutN/CcmL family microcompartment protein has product MLLARVEGNVVATRKHPSFEGWRLVICQPINNQGEPEGVPQVAIDPHGAGMHQRVILSSDGAATRKTVGDSKSPARWMVVGIVDEKEPGVPV; this is encoded by the coding sequence ATGTTGCTAGCCCGCGTTGAAGGCAATGTGGTTGCAACCCGGAAGCATCCGAGCTTCGAGGGATGGCGGCTCGTCATTTGCCAGCCGATCAACAACCAGGGCGAGCCTGAAGGTGTGCCGCAGGTGGCCATCGATCCGCACGGCGCGGGAATGCATCAACGGGTGATTCTTTCGTCAGACGGCGCCGCGACTCGGAAAACCGTGGGCGACAGCAAGAGCCCGGCGCGCTGGATGGTGGTTGGGATTGTGGATGAGAAGGAACCCGGAGTGCCTGTGTGA
- a CDS encoding aldehyde dehydrogenase family protein, with protein MNVNETLIRDVVAEVLGRLNGAASPQRNAPAPASNGCGCGDKRVNLASGGSISTGAGKHGVFADANEACAAAQHGFSQLQRKGMAARAKVVEIVKTLAEKNAAEWGRIELEETKIGRLDHKIAKLQIIKLVPGVEWLRPDARSGDHGITLEEYTPFGVVAAITPSTHSIPTLSGNIVNIVAAGNAVVFNAHPGAAKCAALAVREYNKAIERETGIQNLITIIETPTLESFKALCENEVVRLLCVTGGPGVVKAAMQSGKRAICAGPGNPPVLVDDTCCPTRAAKAIIEGASFDNNLLCIGEKEVFVLDSVADKLMQRMSENGAVKLNSPQLDRLTKAAFTIKEGQGGGCGHASVNRDLIGKDATVLAKAAGIEVPAGTQMLFAETEANHLFVQEEQMMPMVPVVRVKSVEEGIERSLQAEHNYKHTSIIHSHDVEHMTAMARALDTTLFVKNGASPAGLGLGGEGYLSFSIATPTGEGITNPKTFTRVRRCVMVDNLRIY; from the coding sequence ATGAATGTGAACGAGACTTTGATTCGGGATGTTGTGGCAGAAGTGCTGGGACGATTGAATGGGGCGGCATCGCCCCAGCGAAATGCGCCTGCGCCGGCCAGCAATGGTTGCGGCTGCGGCGACAAGCGCGTCAATCTCGCGAGCGGCGGAAGCATCAGCACAGGCGCGGGCAAGCATGGCGTGTTCGCCGATGCCAACGAAGCTTGCGCTGCCGCCCAGCACGGCTTTTCGCAATTGCAACGGAAAGGCATGGCGGCGCGCGCGAAGGTGGTTGAGATCGTCAAAACGCTCGCTGAAAAAAATGCCGCCGAGTGGGGCCGCATCGAGCTTGAGGAGACGAAGATTGGGCGCCTCGATCACAAGATTGCCAAGCTGCAGATCATCAAGCTCGTCCCAGGCGTCGAATGGCTGCGTCCCGACGCGCGCAGCGGCGATCATGGCATCACCCTCGAGGAATACACCCCGTTTGGTGTTGTCGCGGCGATCACGCCTTCCACGCATTCGATTCCCACGCTGAGCGGAAACATCGTTAACATTGTGGCCGCAGGGAATGCTGTTGTTTTCAATGCGCATCCCGGCGCCGCAAAATGCGCCGCGCTGGCCGTTCGCGAATACAACAAGGCGATCGAACGCGAAACAGGAATCCAGAACCTGATCACGATCATCGAGACGCCGACGCTCGAATCCTTCAAGGCCCTTTGCGAAAACGAAGTTGTGCGGTTGTTGTGCGTCACGGGCGGCCCCGGGGTTGTGAAAGCGGCGATGCAATCAGGCAAGCGCGCCATCTGCGCGGGTCCGGGCAATCCGCCGGTTCTTGTCGATGACACCTGCTGCCCGACACGCGCGGCGAAAGCCATCATTGAAGGCGCGTCGTTCGACAACAACCTGCTCTGCATCGGTGAGAAGGAAGTGTTCGTGCTCGACAGCGTTGCAGACAAGCTGATGCAGCGGATGTCCGAGAACGGGGCCGTGAAGTTGAACTCACCGCAGTTGGACCGCCTGACGAAGGCCGCCTTCACGATCAAGGAAGGGCAGGGCGGAGGCTGCGGCCACGCTTCTGTGAATCGCGATTTGATTGGAAAGGACGCCACGGTGCTCGCGAAAGCGGCAGGGATCGAGGTTCCAGCCGGCACGCAGATGCTCTTCGCGGAAACCGAAGCAAACCATTTGTTCGTCCAGGAAGAGCAGATGATGCCGATGGTCCCCGTGGTCCGCGTCAAGAGCGTCGAGGAAGGGATCGAACGATCGCTGCAGGCTGAGCACAATTACAAGCACACGAGCATCATTCACTCGCACGACGTGGAGCACATGACCGCAATGGCACGCGCGTTGGACACGACCTTGTTCGTGAAGAACGGCGCCTCGCCTGCCGGCCTGGGGTTGGGTGGCGAAGGCTACCTCAGCTTCTCGATCGCAACGCCGACGGGTGAAGGCATTACGAACCCGAAAACGTTCACACGTGTCAGGCGGTGCGTAATGGTGGATAACCTGAGGATTTACTAG